Proteins encoded by one window of bacterium:
- a CDS encoding O-antigen ligase family protein, which yields MIVSRTISLLPVLAIFVLFPFFEGGKTSTGLFCFHSITLFGLAAAALFYSRIWVSRFLIYFFPFLILLVISTVFSPYKYAAFLKLWDFIAAASWATLLSTLIQEEKESFESYSVHIFVAGAISTIVAILIHYPTDPGRVSASFLNPNEYGTFGLMLLCFGIFCFEHAISRRRKILVATLLSLLLLSVALTFSRGIFVASLSVAIVAFFHQKPGKTVKTFLISLLVISGILVALRFRYQDDPLKYYRWKIWKSSLKGVAADPYFGIGLGMLEYRARIYNFPTDAEVGRYGRIARSADSQYVEILAETGFLGLVSFLFGWFSLYFSLRKISARFFYPGLAWLIITLTCLFSVPLENTSVIYLLMFLLVFCLSENKNEFKLISFERPGRILIPLGCFLVYVFGVFLPFQADREFYRALKSSTPQETDKHLASAVQYNPYQPYYKFVFIRKIVDSRPNLDTHKWLNLLKLIEEAIQLNPLEYEFYLYRARIYRVLLEKDLNLGFYSGVVSSYQTALDWNPHNVFLRLEYASFLYRFNRQGLAEIELRKTLEREPAFLNARLFLAEVLLSRNSSEEARKEYLAFLNYNKRFRNEAANTSSSYIRSLLEVNEQKKKRVEDLLKAG from the coding sequence GTGATTGTATCCAGAACAATTTCCCTTCTTCCTGTTCTTGCAATCTTTGTTCTATTTCCTTTTTTTGAAGGTGGAAAGACTTCCACAGGGCTCTTTTGTTTTCATTCGATCACCTTATTTGGATTAGCGGCCGCTGCGCTATTCTATTCACGCATTTGGGTATCCCGCTTCTTAATCTACTTCTTTCCTTTTCTCATCCTTCTCGTGATCAGCACGGTTTTTAGCCCGTACAAATACGCAGCATTTTTAAAATTATGGGACTTCATAGCTGCCGCATCCTGGGCAACACTTCTTTCTACACTGATCCAAGAGGAGAAGGAGAGTTTTGAATCCTATTCTGTTCATATTTTTGTCGCCGGGGCAATCAGCACCATTGTGGCAATTCTCATACATTACCCGACGGATCCTGGCCGCGTCAGCGCTTCCTTTCTGAACCCTAATGAATATGGCACCTTCGGATTGATGCTGCTTTGCTTTGGGATTTTTTGTTTTGAACATGCCATTAGTCGCAGACGTAAGATTCTTGTCGCCACTTTGTTGAGCCTTCTGCTTCTGAGCGTTGCATTGACCTTTTCACGCGGAATCTTTGTTGCAAGCTTGTCGGTTGCTATCGTTGCGTTTTTTCATCAAAAACCGGGCAAAACGGTCAAAACCTTCCTGATTTCCCTTCTGGTGATCAGCGGAATTCTCGTAGCCTTGAGATTTCGTTACCAGGACGATCCGTTGAAATACTACCGCTGGAAGATATGGAAAAGTTCTTTGAAGGGTGTCGCCGCAGACCCGTATTTTGGGATTGGACTAGGAATGTTGGAATACCGTGCTCGCATTTACAACTTTCCTACAGATGCGGAGGTCGGGCGTTATGGACGAATCGCACGATCCGCAGATAGCCAGTACGTTGAAATTCTCGCTGAAACAGGTTTCCTTGGACTTGTCTCGTTTCTATTCGGCTGGTTCAGTTTGTACTTTTCTTTACGAAAGATTTCGGCGCGATTTTTCTATCCCGGCCTTGCCTGGTTGATCATCACATTGACCTGTCTTTTTTCTGTTCCATTGGAAAATACATCAGTCATCTATCTTCTGATGTTTTTGCTGGTATTCTGTCTTTCGGAAAACAAAAACGAATTCAAGCTCATCTCTTTTGAGCGGCCAGGGAGAATTCTGATACCACTAGGATGCTTTCTGGTATACGTTTTCGGAGTCTTCCTTCCCTTTCAGGCGGACAGGGAATTCTATCGTGCACTGAAATCAAGCACTCCGCAAGAAACGGACAAGCATCTTGCAAGTGCGGTCCAGTATAACCCTTATCAACCGTATTACAAGTTCGTTTTTATTCGCAAGATTGTCGATTCAAGACCGAATTTGGACACGCATAAATGGTTGAATCTTCTCAAACTGATAGAGGAAGCCATTCAACTGAACCCTCTCGAATATGAGTTCTATCTTTACAGGGCCCGGATATACAGGGTGCTGCTGGAAAAAGATTTGAATCTTGGCTTTTACTCGGGCGTGGTTTCTTCGTATCAAACTGCCCTGGATTGGAATCCACACAATGTATTTCTGAGGCTTGAATATGCTTCCTTTTTGTATCGTTTCAACCGGCAAGGGCTTGCTGAAATAGAACTGAGAAAGACATTGGAAAGGGAGCCTGCATTCCTGAATGCCCGCCTGTTTCTTGCGGAGGTTCTATTATCCAGGAATAGTTCAGAAGAAGCCCGGAAAGAGTATTTGGCATTTTTGAATTACAATAAACGCTTCCGGAACGAGGCCGCCAATACCTCATCTTCTTATATACGTTCACTTCTGGAAGTGAACGAGCAAAAGAAAAAGAGAGTTGAAGATCTACTAAAAGCCGGTTAA
- a CDS encoding type II secretion system GspH family protein has translation MRKGNLGHQLRKNGFSLVELMIVLVIIGILMAILIPNMLDATHRAKQRATVGELRAWGNALGAYVAEIGTFPAGTGAPGVLVSTIHNQLVPYAVSALHDQDSWKFDMRYVAPPLPTPTSYTVISYAKNGILDVCLTPATWFNYNEDIAISDGLFVCSPS, from the coding sequence ATGAGGAAAGGAAATCTAGGACATCAACTTAGAAAAAACGGCTTCAGTTTGGTCGAATTGATGATCGTTCTCGTCATCATTGGTATACTGATGGCGATACTCATTCCTAACATGCTGGATGCAACGCATCGTGCCAAACAACGCGCCACTGTTGGCGAACTTCGCGCGTGGGGAAATGCACTTGGTGCTTATGTCGCTGAGATAGGAACGTTTCCGGCCGGAACCGGCGCCCCCGGGGTTCTTGTATCAACCATTCATAACCAGCTTGTTCCTTATGCCGTTTCGGCGCTACATGACCAGGATTCCTGGAAATTTGATATGCGCTATGTTGCACCGCCTCTTCCCACTCCAACGAGCTATACAGTGATTTCTTATGCTAAGAATGGAATACTCGATGTCTGTCTAACTCCCGCAACCTGGTTCAACTACAATGAAGATATAGCTATTTCTGACGGATTATTCGTTTGTTCGCCTAGCTAG